The following proteins are encoded in a genomic region of Pseudobdellovibrionaceae bacterium:
- a CDS encoding (2Fe-2S)-binding protein translates to MKVKFLPQNVEISISEEQTIMELAHKNNIGIRSVCNGRASCGACVVHVVEGEENLLPPTQKEQSVVGSGFFLDQKRLSCQLKCFGDVTVDTGNVESQFIENSAVDGVCLVEEEMKEEK, encoded by the coding sequence ATGAAAGTTAAATTTTTGCCACAAAATGTAGAAATTTCCATCAGCGAAGAGCAAACGATTATGGAATTAGCTCATAAAAATAATATTGGTATTAGAAGTGTATGTAATGGAAGAGCCTCTTGTGGAGCTTGTGTAGTGCATGTGGTTGAGGGGGAAGAAAATTTGTTACCTCCTACCCAAAAAGAGCAAAGTGTTGTTGGTAGTGGATTTTTTTTAGATCAAAAACGCTTATCTTGTCAGTTAAAATGTTTTGGCGATGTTACGGTGGATACAGGAAATGTAGAATCGCAATTTATAGAAAACTCTGCAGTCGATGGTGTTTGTTTAGTAGAAGAAGAAATGAAAGAAGAAAAATAA
- a CDS encoding isovaleryl-CoA dehydrogenase has protein sequence MSFTKIDLFQPTEEHKLLRKMLQQFVKEKVEPQAAAFDKKEEFNLPLFRSLGDLGLLGLTVSEEFGGSNMDAVSAVIAHEELSYSDPGFCLAYLAHSMLCVHNIYKNASNEQKKIYLPKLCSGEWVGAMAMSEPHVGTDILGLKTQAKNKGDHYIINGRKMWITNGTIDEKGTLADVVLLYSQTESKDNKAQLSTFILNPQCKGFSVGQKIQDKMGMRASNTAELVLDQCVAPLDTLMGTEGSSIIHMMRNLELERLTLAAMSLGIAKRCLDIMNRYAKEREAFGKSLSHFGQIQKYIADSFAEYWACRSYVYNVARQLDFNSQGQRLHSDGVKLVTSTMAKKVADRAIQVLGGYGYVSEYHVERLYRDAKLLEIGGGTIEAHQKNITKDLARSL, from the coding sequence ATGAGCTTTACTAAAATCGATTTATTTCAACCCACAGAAGAACATAAGTTATTGCGCAAAATGCTTCAACAGTTTGTTAAAGAAAAGGTAGAGCCTCAAGCAGCAGCGTTTGATAAAAAAGAAGAATTTAATTTACCTTTATTTCGCTCTTTAGGCGATTTAGGTTTACTAGGCTTAACTGTTTCTGAAGAATTTGGCGGTTCTAATATGGACGCAGTATCTGCGGTTATTGCTCACGAAGAGTTATCTTACTCTGACCCCGGGTTTTGTTTAGCTTACTTAGCTCATAGTATGTTGTGTGTTCATAATATTTATAAAAATGCCTCTAATGAACAAAAAAAAATCTATTTACCTAAGCTTTGTTCTGGGGAGTGGGTGGGTGCTATGGCCATGTCAGAGCCTCATGTTGGTACAGATATTTTAGGTTTAAAAACACAGGCAAAAAATAAAGGCGATCACTATATTATAAATGGTCGAAAAATGTGGATTACCAATGGAACTATTGATGAAAAAGGAACTTTAGCCGATGTAGTGCTTTTGTATTCACAAACAGAAAGTAAAGACAATAAAGCGCAGTTATCCACTTTTATTTTAAACCCTCAGTGTAAAGGTTTTTCTGTGGGACAAAAAATTCAAGATAAAATGGGAATGCGCGCCTCTAATACGGCCGAGTTAGTTTTGGATCAATGTGTGGCTCCGTTAGATACTTTAATGGGCACCGAGGGTTCTTCAATTATTCATATGATGCGAAATTTAGAATTAGAGCGATTAACTTTAGCAGCTATGAGCTTGGGTATTGCTAAACGCTGTTTAGATATTATGAATCGGTATGCAAAAGAAAGAGAAGCTTTTGGAAAGTCACTTTCTCATTTTGGTCAAATTCAAAAATACATTGCAGATAGTTTTGCAGAGTATTGGGCTTGCCGTAGTTATGTTTACAATGTGGCTAGACAATTAGATTTTAATAGTCAGGGGCAAAGGTTACATTCAGACGGAGTAAAATTGGTAACCTCAACGATGGCAAAAAAAGTAGCCGATCGTGCCATTCAAGTTTTAGGGGGTTACGGTTATGTTTCCGAATACCATGTAGAACGCTTGTATCGCGATGCTAAATTATTAGAAATTGGCGGAGGCACCATCGAAGCTCATCAAAAAAACATTACTAAAGATTTAGCGCGTAGCTTATAA